Proteins from one Embleya scabrispora genomic window:
- a CDS encoding alpha/beta hydrolase: MTRAVRALLAGALTAAVLTAAPAPARASTEPIAWGDCPTGTAPGERCGSIGAPLDHTRPDGARIRVGVSRVPATGSRAEYQGVLVVNFGGPGASSVGSMAALAGGLPERLRRAYDLIGFDLRGRGTSTRVTCTDPVTFGRAPRPDPAVPAGRAAHLAATRAFADGCRASAPDLLPHLTTRDIARDLDLVRAAFGAERLSILGYSYGSYLGAVYGQLFPRRVHRMLLDSVVDPTEVWYGTGFLQARAFSARQRDWAGWAADRDDRYHLGTSAARVLATWDVLRARLVARPADGVFGGVELDQFTIGSLYTDRDWPRLAGALADYASGDPAALVKSRRAATGEEVNFESVFQTVSCADAPFPADERVFEADMVRLRARYGALGAAIASPGACLYLQTNTAPPTRIDGAGLPGVLLIQSVGDPATPYEGALRMHEALPSSRLLTVRGNGNHGHYLVDGPCVDDRATGYLVDGTLPAHDIECDAAASEGPVTRRPGVPRLPR; encoded by the coding sequence GTGACCCGCGCCGTCCGCGCCCTCCTCGCCGGCGCGCTCACCGCCGCCGTGCTCACCGCCGCCCCCGCACCGGCCCGCGCGAGCACCGAGCCGATCGCGTGGGGCGACTGCCCGACGGGCACCGCGCCGGGCGAACGCTGCGGCAGCATCGGCGCGCCGCTCGATCACACCCGCCCCGACGGCGCCCGGATCCGGGTCGGCGTCTCGCGGGTGCCGGCCACCGGGAGTCGGGCCGAATACCAGGGCGTCCTGGTGGTCAACTTCGGCGGCCCCGGCGCCTCCTCCGTCGGCTCGATGGCCGCGCTGGCCGGCGGCCTGCCCGAGCGGCTGCGCCGGGCCTACGACCTGATCGGCTTCGACCTGCGCGGGCGCGGCACCAGCACGCGGGTCACCTGCACCGACCCGGTCACCTTCGGCCGAGCGCCCAGGCCCGATCCGGCCGTGCCCGCCGGTCGCGCCGCGCACCTGGCCGCGACCCGCGCGTTCGCCGACGGCTGCCGGGCCTCCGCGCCCGACCTGCTGCCGCACCTGACCACCCGCGACATCGCCCGCGACCTCGACCTGGTCCGGGCCGCGTTCGGCGCGGAGCGGCTGAGCATCCTGGGCTACTCGTACGGGAGTTACCTGGGCGCGGTGTACGGGCAACTGTTCCCGCGGCGGGTGCACCGGATGCTCCTGGACAGCGTGGTGGACCCGACCGAGGTCTGGTACGGGACCGGCTTCCTCCAGGCCCGCGCCTTCTCCGCACGTCAGCGCGACTGGGCGGGCTGGGCCGCCGACCGCGACGACCGCTACCACCTGGGCACGAGCGCGGCCCGGGTGCTGGCGACCTGGGACGTGCTGCGCGCCCGCCTGGTGGCGCGGCCCGCCGACGGCGTCTTCGGCGGCGTCGAACTCGACCAGTTCACCATCGGCTCGCTCTACACCGACCGGGACTGGCCCAGGCTGGCCGGCGCGCTCGCCGACTACGCCTCCGGCGACCCGGCGGCGCTGGTCAAGTCCCGGCGGGCGGCGACCGGCGAGGAGGTCAACTTCGAGTCGGTGTTCCAGACCGTCTCCTGCGCGGACGCCCCCTTCCCGGCCGACGAGCGGGTCTTCGAGGCGGACATGGTCCGACTCCGGGCCCGCTACGGCGCGCTCGGCGCCGCGATCGCCTCGCCCGGGGCGTGCCTGTACCTGCAGACCAACACCGCGCCGCCGACCCGGATCGACGGGGCCGGCCTGCCCGGCGTGCTGCTGATCCAGTCCGTCGGCGACCCGGCCACGCCCTACGAGGGGGCGCTGCGCATGCACGAGGCGCTGCCCTCCTCGCGGCTGCTGACCGTGCGCGGCAACGGCAACCACGGGCACTACCTCGTCGACGGCCCGTGCGTGGACGACCGGGCCACGGGGTACCTCGTCGACGGGACCCTGCCCGCGCACGACATCGAGTGCGACGCCGCCGCGTCGGAGGGGCCCGTGACGCGCCGACCGGGGGTGCCGAGGCTGCCGCGCTGA
- the dxr gene encoding 1-deoxy-D-xylulose-5-phosphate reductoisomerase, with the protein MDSLADPYAPFAAPDQPPTRRDVVLLGSTGSIGTQTIDVVRAHPELFRIVGLSAGGGRVDELARQALELGVEVVAVAKASAAQDLQLAFYAEAQRRGYAKGQYRLPRILAGPTAATELAEHPCDVVLNGITGSIGLAPTLAALTAGRTLALANKESLIVGGPLVKAIAKPGQIVPVDSEHSALIQALRGGRADQVRRLVVTASGGPFRGRTRADLVDVTPAQAAAHPTWDMGPVITINSATLVNKGLEVIEAHLLYDIPFDRIDVVVHPQSIVHSMVEFTDGSTLAQASPPDMRLPIALGLSWPDRVPDAAAGCDWTKAATWEFFPLDNEAFPAVELACTAGRAGGTAPAVFNAANEECVDAFVAGHLGFNGITDTVAAVLSEHDVRGDGNRLTLEDVLDAEDWARRRAREIIAHGGEPR; encoded by the coding sequence ATGGACTCCCTGGCCGATCCGTACGCGCCCTTCGCCGCCCCCGACCAGCCGCCCACCCGACGGGACGTCGTCCTGCTCGGCTCCACCGGGTCGATCGGCACCCAGACCATCGACGTGGTGCGCGCCCACCCCGAACTGTTCCGTATCGTCGGCCTGTCCGCCGGCGGCGGCCGGGTGGACGAACTGGCCCGGCAGGCACTCGAACTCGGGGTCGAGGTGGTCGCGGTGGCCAAGGCGTCCGCCGCGCAGGACCTGCAACTGGCCTTCTACGCCGAGGCGCAGCGCCGCGGCTACGCCAAGGGGCAGTACAGGCTGCCGCGCATCCTGGCCGGCCCCACCGCCGCCACCGAACTCGCCGAACATCCGTGCGACGTGGTGCTCAACGGCATCACCGGCTCGATCGGCCTGGCCCCCACCCTGGCCGCGCTGACCGCCGGCCGCACCCTCGCGCTGGCCAACAAGGAGTCGCTGATCGTCGGCGGCCCGCTGGTCAAGGCGATCGCCAAGCCCGGCCAGATCGTCCCGGTCGACTCCGAGCACTCCGCGCTGATCCAGGCGCTCCGCGGCGGCCGGGCCGATCAGGTCAGGCGGCTCGTGGTCACCGCCAGCGGCGGCCCGTTCCGCGGTCGCACCCGCGCCGACCTGGTCGACGTCACCCCCGCGCAGGCCGCGGCGCACCCCACCTGGGACATGGGCCCGGTGATCACGATCAACTCGGCGACCCTGGTCAACAAGGGGCTGGAGGTGATCGAGGCGCACCTGCTCTACGACATCCCCTTCGACCGGATCGACGTGGTGGTCCACCCGCAGTCGATCGTGCACTCGATGGTGGAGTTCACCGACGGCTCGACGCTGGCCCAGGCATCCCCGCCCGACATGCGGCTGCCGATCGCGCTCGGCCTGTCCTGGCCCGACCGGGTGCCCGACGCGGCGGCCGGCTGCGACTGGACCAAGGCGGCCACGTGGGAGTTCTTCCCGCTCGACAACGAGGCCTTCCCGGCGGTCGAACTCGCCTGCACCGCCGGCCGCGCCGGCGGCACCGCGCCCGCGGTGTTCAACGCGGCCAATGAAGAGTGTGTGGACGCGTTCGTCGCGGGACACCTGGGGTTCAACGGCATCACCGACACGGTCGCCGCCGTGCTGAGCGAGCATGATGTACGTGGGGACGGCAACCGGTTGACACTGGAGGACGTCCTCGACGCGGAGGACTGGGCGCGCCGACGGGCACGCGAGATCATCGCCCACGGAGGAGAACCCCGTTGA
- a CDS encoding alpha/beta hydrolase: MGRIVVAVMAIAAMIAGTAAGPAPGPDAAHPAVGSRPGVVWGGCPDDVAEPGLRCGTLTVPVDHARPDGPTTTLGLSLAAAGGGRARRGTIVVNPGGPGGGGIWPAGSVRRALPEPVRQSYDIVGVDPRGNYHSDPISCVDASFDRAPRPDPVPATARDEERLVERARTYARGCAERAGDLLPHLGTLENARDLDLVRAALGRPKLSFIGWSYGTYLGAVYGQLFPERVDRMILDSIVDPRPDQVWYGSNLRQDIAFQGRWRDFLDTSGADLDPIFTRVLAAARTRALADVVGPAELYDLATRTLYNSRSWPGFADALRAWDRGDPAPLTALYTPPTAQDANGTAIYTAVECHDGPWPGDWAVWDRDARAVDAAAPLTAWPNTWLNAPCAFWPVPARTPMRIDGHDLPPVLLVQGTRDPATPPAGANALHDALPSSHLITVPGEGDHGILAFQPNDCVLAAAAAYLTDGTLPAGRDTTCEES, from the coding sequence GTGGGACGCATCGTCGTGGCCGTGATGGCCATCGCCGCCATGATCGCGGGCACCGCCGCGGGACCCGCGCCCGGTCCCGACGCGGCGCACCCGGCCGTCGGGAGCAGGCCCGGCGTCGTGTGGGGCGGCTGCCCCGACGACGTCGCCGAACCCGGACTGCGCTGCGGCACCCTGACCGTCCCGGTCGACCACGCGCGCCCCGACGGGCCCACCACGACGCTGGGTCTGTCGCTCGCGGCGGCCGGCGGGGGGCGGGCCCGGCGCGGCACGATCGTGGTCAACCCCGGCGGACCGGGCGGCGGCGGGATATGGCCGGCCGGGTCGGTCCGCCGCGCCCTGCCCGAACCGGTACGGCAGAGCTACGACATCGTCGGCGTCGACCCCCGCGGCAACTACCACAGCGACCCGATCTCGTGCGTCGACGCGAGCTTCGACCGGGCGCCGCGGCCCGACCCGGTGCCCGCCACGGCGCGGGACGAGGAACGGCTGGTCGAGCGCGCCCGCACCTATGCCCGCGGCTGCGCCGAGCGCGCCGGCGACCTCCTCCCGCACCTGGGCACCCTGGAGAACGCCCGCGACCTGGACCTGGTCCGCGCCGCGCTCGGCCGGCCGAAACTCTCCTTCATCGGCTGGTCCTACGGCACCTACCTGGGCGCGGTCTACGGACAGTTGTTCCCCGAGCGGGTCGACCGGATGATTCTGGACAGCATCGTCGACCCGCGCCCCGACCAGGTCTGGTACGGCTCCAACCTGCGTCAGGACATCGCCTTCCAGGGCCGTTGGCGCGACTTCCTCGACACCTCCGGCGCCGACCTGGACCCGATCTTCACGCGCGTGCTCGCCGCCGCCCGGACCCGTGCCCTCGCCGACGTGGTCGGCCCGGCCGAGCTCTACGACCTCGCCACGCGCACCCTGTACAACTCGCGGAGCTGGCCCGGCTTCGCCGACGCTCTGCGCGCCTGGGACCGCGGCGACCCGGCCCCGCTGACCGCGCTGTACACGCCGCCCACCGCGCAGGACGCCAACGGCACCGCGATCTACACCGCCGTCGAGTGCCACGACGGGCCGTGGCCGGGCGACTGGGCGGTGTGGGACCGCGACGCGCGCGCCGTGGACGCCGCCGCCCCGCTCACCGCCTGGCCCAACACCTGGCTGAACGCGCCCTGTGCGTTCTGGCCGGTGCCGGCCCGGACCCCGATGCGCATCGACGGCCACGACCTGCCGCCGGTGCTGCTCGTCCAGGGCACCCGCGATCCGGCGACCCCGCCCGCCGGGGCGAACGCGCTGCACGACGCGCTGCCCTCTTCGCACCTGATCACCGTGCCCGGCGAAGGCGACCACGGGATCCTCGCGTTCCAGCCCAACGACTGCGTTCTGGCCGCCGCCGCGGCATACCTGACCGACGGCACGCTCCCGGCGGGCCGCGACACCACCTGTGAGGAATCGTGA
- a CDS encoding M50 family metallopeptidase: MTLFMTILGIVVFVVGLLFSIAWHEAGHLITGKMFGVRVPQYMVGFGRTLWSKKIGETEYGLKAIPAGGYCRLIGMFPPDASGKVQARSTSPWRSMIEDAREASYEEVGPGDEDRMFYQRKPWQRTIIMLAGPFMNLILAIGLLAVYLMGFGINKTTSTVSTVSECVVSADAKTDKCPADAKPAPGKAAGLLPGDRIVSFNGQKIGDYEKLQGLIRKSSGEVTLVVDRKGQKLTLKPVLEQNKMIKLDGDGRAVPNQYTTTGFLGISPATGIQRQSAAESVEFTSDIVKNAFHGLLRIPQKVPALWGAAFQGDERDQDSPVGVVGAARVGGEVAALDVPPSQRVGLMIFIIAGFNVSLFLFNMLPLLPLDGGHVVGAWWESIRRRIASLRKRPDPGPFDVARLMPVAYVVASIFIAFTVLVLIADLINPVKVT, translated from the coding sequence TTGACCCTGTTCATGACGATCCTCGGCATCGTCGTCTTTGTCGTGGGCCTGCTGTTCTCCATCGCCTGGCACGAGGCGGGCCACCTGATCACCGGCAAGATGTTCGGTGTCCGGGTGCCGCAGTACATGGTCGGCTTCGGCCGGACGTTGTGGTCGAAGAAGATCGGTGAGACCGAATACGGCCTCAAGGCGATCCCGGCCGGTGGCTACTGCCGGCTGATCGGGATGTTCCCGCCTGACGCGTCGGGCAAGGTCCAGGCCCGCAGCACCTCGCCGTGGCGCAGCATGATCGAGGACGCCCGGGAGGCGTCCTACGAGGAGGTCGGTCCCGGCGACGAGGACCGCATGTTCTACCAGCGCAAGCCGTGGCAGCGCACGATCATCATGCTCGCCGGCCCGTTCATGAACCTGATCCTGGCCATCGGGCTGCTCGCGGTGTACCTGATGGGCTTCGGGATCAACAAGACCACCTCCACGGTGAGCACCGTCTCCGAGTGTGTGGTCAGCGCCGACGCGAAGACCGACAAGTGCCCCGCGGACGCGAAGCCGGCACCCGGCAAGGCGGCGGGTCTGCTGCCGGGCGACCGCATCGTGTCGTTCAACGGACAAAAGATCGGCGACTACGAAAAGCTCCAGGGTCTGATCCGCAAGTCGTCCGGCGAGGTCACCCTGGTGGTCGACCGCAAGGGGCAGAAGCTCACCCTCAAGCCGGTGCTCGAACAGAACAAGATGATCAAGCTCGACGGCGACGGGCGGGCCGTGCCCAACCAGTACACCACCACCGGTTTCCTGGGCATCAGCCCCGCGACCGGGATCCAGCGCCAGAGCGCGGCCGAGTCCGTCGAATTCACGAGCGACATCGTCAAGAACGCCTTCCACGGCCTGCTGCGCATCCCGCAGAAGGTCCCCGCCCTGTGGGGCGCGGCCTTCCAGGGCGACGAGCGCGACCAGGACTCCCCGGTCGGCGTGGTCGGCGCGGCCCGGGTCGGCGGCGAGGTCGCCGCGCTGGACGTACCGCCGTCCCAGCGGGTCGGCCTGATGATCTTCATCATCGCCGGCTTCAACGTGTCGCTGTTCCTGTTCAACATGCTGCCGCTGCTCCCGCTCGACGGCGGTCACGTGGTCGGCGCGTGGTGGGAGTCGATCCGTCGCCGGATCGCGAGCCTGCGCAAGCGGCCGGACCCGGGCCCGTTCGACGTGGCCAGGCTGATGCCGGTCGCCTACGTCGTGGCCTCGATCTTCATCGCCTTCACCGTCCTGGTGTTGATCGCCGACCTGATCAACCCCGTGAAGGTGACCTAG
- a CDS encoding GNAT family N-acetyltransferase, whose product MEWTCRVVDLAAYADEAVEVQAHAFGLADDEIAVRQRIMRRHATFAGVRSLGAFDGAGRLVGFGYGYPNLTDQWWSLVIEPHLAREGHRSWLDESFVVGELHVLPRWQGHGIGRTLIGLLCRGQDRSHILLSAIDEQTPARRLYRGLGFVDLARPVLFPGNNRPYTVMGAILPFA is encoded by the coding sequence ATGGAGTGGACGTGCCGGGTCGTCGACCTCGCCGCGTACGCGGACGAGGCGGTCGAGGTACAGGCCCACGCGTTCGGGCTCGCCGACGACGAGATCGCGGTCCGGCAGCGGATAATGCGCCGCCACGCGACCTTCGCCGGGGTGCGCTCGCTCGGCGCGTTCGACGGCGCCGGTCGCCTGGTCGGCTTCGGCTACGGCTATCCCAACCTCACCGACCAGTGGTGGAGCCTGGTGATCGAGCCGCACCTGGCCCGGGAGGGCCACCGGTCCTGGCTGGACGAGTCGTTCGTGGTCGGCGAGTTGCACGTGTTGCCGCGCTGGCAGGGGCACGGCATCGGCCGCACCCTGATCGGCCTGCTGTGCCGGGGCCAGGACCGCTCGCACATCCTGCTCTCCGCGATCGACGAGCAGACCCCGGCGCGCCGGCTCTATCGCGGGCTGGGCTTCGTCGACCTGGCCCGCCCGGTGCTGTTCCCGGGCAACAACCGGCCCTACACCGTGATGGGCGCGATCCTGCCCTTCGCGTGA
- the ispG gene encoding flavodoxin-dependent (E)-4-hydroxy-3-methylbut-2-enyl-diphosphate synthase: MTAIQLGMPSVPARPLTPRRKSRQIMVGNVAVGGDAPVSVQSMTTTLTSDVNATLQQIAELTASGCQIVRVAVPSQDDADALPAIARKSQIPVIADIHFQPKYVFAAIDAGCAAVRVNPGNIKQFDDKIAEIAKAASAAGTPIRIGVNAGSLDKRLLAKHGRATPEALVESALWECSLFEEHDFRDIKISVKHNDPVVMIEAYRLLAERCDYPLHLGVTEAGPAFQGTIKSAVAFGALLSQGIGDTIRVSLSAPPVEEIKVGNQILESLGLRQRGLEIVSCPSCGRAQVDVYKLAEEVTAGLDGLKVPLRVAVMGCVVNGPGEAREADLGVASGNGKGQIFVKGEVIKTVPESKIVETLIDEALKLAEQMQADGVISGEPIVDIA, encoded by the coding sequence ATGACCGCGATCCAGCTCGGAATGCCGTCCGTACCTGCCCGGCCCCTCACGCCGCGCCGCAAGTCACGGCAGATCATGGTCGGCAACGTGGCCGTCGGCGGAGACGCCCCGGTGTCGGTGCAGTCCATGACCACCACCCTGACCTCCGACGTCAACGCCACGCTTCAGCAGATCGCCGAGCTGACCGCGTCCGGCTGTCAGATCGTCCGGGTCGCGGTCCCCTCGCAGGACGACGCCGACGCGCTGCCCGCGATCGCGCGCAAGTCGCAGATCCCGGTGATCGCGGACATCCACTTCCAGCCGAAGTACGTCTTCGCCGCGATCGACGCCGGTTGCGCGGCGGTGCGGGTGAACCCGGGCAACATCAAGCAGTTCGACGACAAGATCGCCGAGATCGCCAAGGCGGCCTCCGCGGCCGGCACCCCGATCCGGATCGGGGTCAACGCCGGATCGCTGGACAAGCGACTGCTCGCCAAGCACGGCAGGGCCACCCCCGAGGCGCTGGTGGAGTCCGCGCTGTGGGAGTGCTCGCTGTTCGAGGAGCACGACTTCCGCGACATCAAGATCTCGGTCAAGCACAACGACCCGGTCGTGATGATCGAGGCCTACCGGCTGCTCGCCGAGCGCTGCGACTACCCGCTGCACCTGGGCGTCACCGAGGCCGGTCCCGCCTTCCAGGGCACGATCAAGTCCGCGGTCGCGTTCGGCGCGCTGCTGTCGCAGGGCATCGGCGACACCATCCGGGTCTCGCTCTCCGCTCCGCCCGTCGAGGAGATCAAGGTCGGCAACCAGATCCTGGAGTCGCTCGGACTGCGCCAACGCGGCCTGGAGATCGTCTCCTGCCCGTCCTGCGGCCGGGCCCAGGTCGACGTGTACAAGCTCGCCGAGGAGGTCACCGCGGGCCTGGACGGGCTCAAGGTGCCACTGCGGGTGGCGGTCATGGGCTGCGTCGTCAACGGCCCCGGCGAGGCCCGCGAGGCGGATCTGGGCGTGGCGTCCGGCAACGGCAAGGGGCAGATCTTCGTCAAGGGCGAGGTGATCAAGACCGTGCCCGAGTCGAAGATCGTCGAGACGCTGATCGACGAGGCGCTCAAGCTGGCCGAGCAGATGCAGGCCGACGGTGTGATCAGCGGCGAGCCGATCGTCGACATCGCCTGA
- a CDS encoding GNAT family N-acetyltransferase — protein MVRHVLSSVSTKVLDGTDLSAVQALLDRDPVTNVFVASRVRLAGVDPWRLGGELWGYYEGGLLTSLCYAGANLVPVEAGPDAIRSFAERARRQGRRCSSIVGPAEAAAGLWRLLEPAWGPARDVRPVQPLMVAGRPSAEVPADPLVRRVRPDELDLVMPACVSMFTEEVGVSPLIGDGGTLYRARVSELIAGGRAFARIEDGRVVFKAEIGAVTRHACQIQGVWVAPERRGEGLSEIGMAAVLRHALAEVAPVASLYVNSYNGPARAAYRRVGFAETGAFMSVLF, from the coding sequence ATGGTGAGGCACGTGCTGAGCTCGGTTTCCACCAAGGTCCTGGACGGGACCGACCTGTCCGCCGTCCAGGCGCTGCTCGACCGCGACCCGGTCACCAACGTCTTCGTCGCGTCCCGGGTCCGGCTCGCCGGTGTCGATCCGTGGCGCCTGGGCGGCGAGCTATGGGGCTACTACGAGGGCGGCCTGCTCACCTCGCTGTGCTACGCGGGGGCGAACCTGGTCCCCGTCGAGGCCGGGCCCGACGCCATACGCTCCTTCGCCGAACGTGCCCGGCGCCAGGGCCGGCGCTGCTCGTCGATCGTCGGCCCCGCCGAGGCGGCGGCCGGTCTGTGGCGGCTGCTCGAACCCGCCTGGGGGCCCGCCCGCGACGTACGCCCGGTGCAGCCGCTGATGGTCGCCGGGCGGCCCTCGGCCGAGGTGCCCGCGGATCCGCTGGTGCGCCGGGTGCGGCCGGACGAGCTGGATCTGGTGATGCCCGCGTGCGTGTCGATGTTCACCGAGGAGGTCGGAGTCTCGCCCCTGATCGGCGACGGTGGCACGCTGTATCGCGCACGGGTGTCCGAACTCATCGCCGGCGGCCGTGCGTTCGCCCGGATCGAGGACGGCAGGGTGGTGTTCAAAGCGGAGATCGGCGCGGTCACCCGGCACGCGTGCCAGATCCAGGGTGTGTGGGTGGCCCCGGAGCGGCGCGGCGAGGGGCTGTCCGAGATCGGCATGGCGGCGGTCCTGCGGCACGCGCTCGCCGAGGTCGCACCGGTGGCCAGCCTGTACGTGAACAGCTACAACGGCCCCGCCCGCGCCGCCTATCGGCGGGTCGGCTTCGCCGAGACCGGCGCCTTCATGAGTGTGTTGTTCTGA